The genome window GGCACGCGCATCGTCGTAGAGATCCCTGTGAAAAACTAACATCAGAAAAGAAGGTAATATTTGTGGCACATGAAGTGACATTTCGAAATGCGGTAAGAGAAGATGTCGGTCTTATCTTATCGTTTATCAAACGACTGGCAGAATATGAAAAATTGGCACACGAAGTCGTGGCAGATGAACCGACGCTCAACGAATGGATATTCGATAAAGAAAAAGCCGAAGTCATGTTCCTCATGGAAGACGGCAAAGAAGTCGGTATGATACTCTTTTTCCATAACTTCTCGACGTTTATGGGGCGGGCGGGCATCTATCTTGAAGATCTCTTTGTACTCCCCGAATATCGCGGCAAAGGCTACGGCAAGATGCTTCTTAAAAAACTTGCCGAGATCACCGTTAAGCGGAACTGCGGTCGCCTCGAATGGGTATGTCTTGACTGGAATCAGCCGAGTATTGACTTTTACCTTGCTATGGGCGCACAACCGATGGACGAATGGACTATCTATCGCGTATCGGGTGACAACTTAAAGAAACTGGCAGGTAAATAAAAAGAGAGGATTCGTTTGAATCCTCTCTTTTATATATAGAAGGAAAGTGATATACGGAATAGGAAAAAGAAAAGCCTTTGCCCGAGATCGAGGAGGATGATTTTCCAAATCATTCATATGGATACAGTACGAAATGCTGTGATGGTAAGCAGTTTTTTAAGAATAAACCCAACTTAAAAAGCCCAGAACTATGATTATAAAAGCGATGATAGGGAATTTTACAACTAAGATTATGGAAACAAACAGTATGATCAAGGGAGTCCATGAAAAATCGTTCGAATGTTGAGAAGGGGCAGATGTTGTATTGCTACGAGAACTTTTCCCTGTATTCGTATTACTGCAAGAATAGTTGTCGGTATTCGAACTTGTTATCGTATTTCCACCTCTGAGAGGCAATCTATCTTCTTCGGGAACACGGCCGTTATAATCGTCTACGACCCAGTCGGGGATTTCATACTTTTTTCTGCTATCCATGTAGATACCTCCCAATGTTTTATATTATTATTGTACAATGTTATTGATCGGATTATAGTGCAAGGGTTATGTGCTTTCAGCAAGTTTTGTGAACGAGGCAGCTGATTTGTAAGTAGTCTGTATCACGGAATAGAAGAAGAGCAAAGAGGGTATAACTACATATAGAAAAAGAAAGAGCACAGCATAAGCTGTGCTCTCGTTAGGTCGTCTTATTTTTTGCCGTTTTTGTAGGATTCAGCCAATACTTGGATCGGATGGAATACGACTTGCGGCATTTTGTTCTGTACAAGACCGTCAGTGATGTGCATACGGCAACTCGGGCAGGATGCTGTTACATAGTCAGCATTCGTAGCTTTGATGTTTGCACATTTTCTGTCGTTGATCTTACGGGAAAGTTCATAATGCGCCAAGCTGAAGGAACCGCCGGATCCGCAGCAACGATCATGTTCTTTCATTTCAACGAATTTCACGCCCGGGATAGATTTCAAGATCTCACGCGGCTGTTGCGTAACTTTGATACCGCGGATCATATGGCACGGATCGTGCATCGTGATCGTTTTATTGACAGGACCCATGAGGGATTTGTCATAGCCGACTTCGATGAGGAATTCGCTGATTTCGCGTACTTTTTTGGAGAGTTTTTCTGCGCGAGCTTTCCATACCGGATCTTTTTCGAGCCAGTGCGGATAGTCTTTGAGTGCTTCTACGCAGGAACCGCAAGCACCGATTACATAGTCAACGTCGAAGCGTTCGAATTCTTCGATCGTTTTGCGAGCCATTTCGTTAGCGAGGTCGAAGTCGCCCGAAACGTGAACCGGCGTTGCACAGCAGTGCTGTTTGC of Selenomonadales bacterium contains these proteins:
- a CDS encoding GNAT family N-acetyltransferase, which gives rise to MTFRNAVREDVGLILSFIKRLAEYEKLAHEVVADEPTLNEWIFDKEKAEVMFLMEDGKEVGMILFFHNFSTFMGRAGIYLEDLFVLPEYRGKGYGKMLLKKLAEITVKRNCGRLEWVCLDWNQPSIDFYLAMGAQPMDEWTIYRVSGDNLKKLAGK